GAATGACCTTTTAAACCTGAGTTCGACGTAAGGATCGTAGATAAAAGTCAATAAATATGCTAGATTCAACTTATAATTATCATAGACTAGCTGGATAGTCTATGATAATTTAAGGAAGAAGATGGTATGTTTAGCGATTTTTAGCTTGAAATTAATAGGTTTGAATATGTTTCAGAGACCTAAAATTTACTCTATTGAGATAAGTGTTTGATAAATAGGTTTTTATAAAAACAGCCTCATTTTCCTTACGTCGAACTCAGGTTTTAACGTAAAAAAATGAAAAACCCGAAACTATTAGGTTTCGGGTTTTTCTAGCTATTAATCAACTTCAACTAACACTAATGTGAAGAATCTTAATGTATTAGACGAATAAAGTCTTATAATATTGTATAAAACTTTAATATTTAACTTTTTTTAACATATAGAACTTATATATAGAAAAAAACTCGAAATAAAAATTACGAGTTTTTTAATAATACAGATCTTTTATCACGAATTTTTTTGTGTATGTAGACGACTAACTCTAAATAACTACTATTCTCTTCGTTTTGGTTAGATTGTACATTACGTTTAACGTTAGAATATTTTATTTATTGTATAAAAATTAATATTTATTAAAAAATATTTTTTTTAGCATTTATCTGAAGACCTTCTTAGTCTTTTTCTAGATAAAATCTTTTTATACATATATCATTGTTACTTGAATGGTAATGAACTCATCTTGATTTTTTCTATTTCCTAAAAAATCAAGATGAGTTCATTAAAAACAAACCCCCAAAGTATTTACTTTGGAGGCTCTTATTTAATAGTCTTGCATTAATATTAACCATCAACTATAGTGCAAAACATTAAATAATTTTATAGGAAACCTCCACTTCCAGACTTTTCATTTTTATCACGACGCTTACGAGATTTTGCACGGTATTTTCCACCGCCAAATCGATAAGATAAACCAGCGGATACTGTATGACTTTCCCAGTTAAAGAAAATGTCTTGTTGATAAGGCTTGGAGCCTTCTCCAGAAAAGTGCATGGTATTAAATACATCGTTAAAATTTAAATTAAATGAGCCTTTTCCTTGAGCAAAACTCACTCGGGCACCAAGGTTCACAAAATACATAGGGTCTATGTCAAACTGTATGGTTTTATTTTGCCCTCTATAAAAGCCAAAAGCTGTTAAGCTTATTTTTTTGCTAACCTTAAAATTGTTAAACATTTTAAAATTCCAAGCGACGTTATCAACTTCTTCAATCTCAGTTACAATATTATCTGGGGTTGCAGTTTCAATAGGAGCATTTAGTCTTTCTGCAATTCCTTTTTGGGTTTGAGAATAAAAATCAAAGCTACCATTTATGCTCCACCATTTTGTAGGGCGATAGTTTGATGATACTTCTACGCCATAAGCAGAAGTGTCGTCAAAGTTGTCGTGAGTTAAAATAATTCTACCAGAAGTAACATCACTATCGTCAATAAATAAAGCTCGGTTAATTTCATCGGAAATAGCACGGTAAAATACGCCTGCAGTAATGCTCCCTTTACGATCTTTTAAATTTCTTGTATAATTTAATTCTAAAGAATTTGTAAACTGAGGTTCTAAAAATTGATTACCAAATGAAGAAACAAGTGGTGTGCTCCACTCCTTAATAGGGTTAACCTGGCCTATACCTGGGCGGTCTACACGACGGCTATAACTCAATTGATATGAATTCTTATCTGAAGGCGTGTAAGTAAAAAAGGCGGAAGGGTATAATTCAAAATAATCATTATTAAACGCTTCAGGCGTTGTTATATTAGAAACGACACCTGTTCGTAACGCTAAGGCATCTACATTAACACTTTCTGCACGTACCCCCACTTGGTAAGTCCATTTATCAAACTTTTTGCTAAACGTGGCATAGGCTGAATAAATATCTCTTGTGTAATCAAATACAGTACTTGGTGTTGGCCCCAAAGTACCAGAATTATTAAACGATTCTCCGGTTGAAGCAAAATCAATATCAGTGTTAAATAATCTAGCTTGAAGCCCAAGTTCTAACTTTGAAGTATCAGATAATGGATTTACATAATCCAAATTTACAGTAGTACTGACCCTGTCTGTTTCATTAAAGTCCTGGTAATTGGGCTGATTTCCTAAAAAGATCATATAATCAATGGGATTTTCTCCGTCATAGATATTGTGATCGACTTCTAACTCTATATTATGTCCTTCTTTTTTAAAGTCTAATTTATAATCTAAATTATATTGAGATGTATTATTTTTATCATTTCCGATAAGACTTTGACTTTGGTTAAAAGCATTATCATCGTTAAAGATAGCTTGAGTATTGCTTGTAGTAATGTTCTTGGCAACATTTTGATTTGTGAATAAAGAAATCGTGTTTTTGTCATTGATATAAACATCAATGCCAACTTTAAATAAATGTAATTTATTATTTGTTAAGAACTCAAAAAACTGCTCTGAATTGTTTTCAGGTCTAAAGACATGGCCGTTGTTGGCCCCTTTAGCAATATTATTACTGTAATTAGTAAATATATTAAACTTACCTGTACGATAATTTAAATTGATGGCACTATTAAATTTTGCTTCTTCTTCATGAGATAATGTTGTGCTTATGTTACCATTAAAGCCAACCATCGTGTTTTTATGTAAAACGATATTGATAATACCGCTCATACCTTCAGGGTTATACTTTGCAGAAGGATTTGTAATTAATTCTATGGATTTTATGGCTGTAGATGGAATTTGTTTTAATAATTGAGCTGTTGGGATATTAGATAATTTGCCATCGACCATAACCCTAACGTTTTGGTTTCCTCTAAGACTAACATCTCCAGTTTGAGCATCAACACTTACAGATGGAAGACCAACCATTAATTCTGAAGCAGTTCCAGTGGCAGCTAAATCTTTCCCAATGGTTATTACTTTCCTGTCTACCTTTTGTTGAATAGAAGAGACTTCTGCTACAACAGTAATGGCATCTAAGCCTTCTGCTTCCTCTTCCAGTAAGATGTTACCTAAATTTACTCTGTAGTTACCTTTACCTATAGTAACTTCTTTGTTGAATGTTTTGTATCCTATATATTGAATACTTACAATAACATCGCCTTCTACGACTTTTTCAATTTTAAACGTACCGTCATCCAAAGAGATGCCTCCAGTTTGGATTTTACCTTTGGTGTTTTTAATAATGATGTTGACGTAAGGTAAGGGTTGGTTTAGTTTCGCGTCTAATACCTTTCCGATTATGGTACCGGTTTTATCGGCATTTTTTTCGGGGTCTGTTGTATATGCATGTGTAGATATTGTAAACAATAAAACGCATACTAAAAATAGCTTGTACATTGTTGATTTGATTTTTTTTGATTGATGATGTCACTAATAAGTAGACGCCTTGATTCGATTTCTGTTACCATATTTTTTTATCTTAACATTTTTTTAACATATGAAAAAGAAAACACTAGTATTGGGGGCATCTTTAAAACCAAATAGGTATTCCAATTATGCTATACAAAGATTGGTTGCCAATGAGTTTGAGGTCGTTGCTTTTGGTCTGAAAAAAGGTGAAATTTCAGGAATAGTGGTTGATGATGAGTTAATGCCATATAGAAATTTGCATACAGTAACATTATACCTGAACCCTAAGAGACAGGAAGATTATTACAATTATGTAGTCTTGCTAAAACCGGAGCGTGTTATTTTTAACCCAGGAACAGAAAACCCTAAGTTTTATAAAATTTTAAAAGAAAATAATATTCCTTTTGAAGCAGCTTGCACCTTAGTTTTGCTTGCTACGGATCAATATTAATCCCAGAAATGTTATAAAACCATTGATTATGAGAAGTTCGTAGCCAATAACATAACCTCCAATTTGCTCCGCTGGAATTTTTCCGATTAAATAGGAGAGTATTACTGATATTAATGTAACAAGCCAAACGTATTTATCGACAACTTTAAACTTCGTAAAAATCCCAAAAGCAAACAACCCAAGTAGTGGGCCATAGGTGTAACCTGCAACTTTTAAAAGATTGTCAATAACGTTGCTGTCTAAAATATATTTAAAAGCTACGATAACAAAAATGAGAACGATACTCATCAAAACATGGATGCGTTTTCGTAAGCCCTTTTGTTTGGATTTCTCCATTTTTTCTATCCCTAGAAAGTCTACACAAAAAGAGGTGGTTAGTGATGTTAAGGCACTATCGGCACTACTGTAAGCGGCTGCAATTAAACCTAATAAAAATACTACTGCTAATGAAATACTCAAACCTCCATTTAGTGCAATTTCTGGGAACAGTAAATCGGTTTTCACCTTGCCGTCTAACATTGGAGTTACTATATTAAATTTATTTGCATAAATAAATAGAAGGGCTCCTAGCAGTAAGAAAATAAAATTGACAACAACTAAAACCAAACTAAAAGAAATCATGTTTTTTTGTGCGTCTTTAAGTGTTTTACAGGTTAAGTTTTTTTGCATCATATCTTGGTCTAAACCTGTCATACAAATGGCAATAAACATCCCTCCAAGAAAGGACTTTACAAGATGGTTTTTTGCTAAAAAAGACTCCGTAAAAAAAGTTTTATTATAGATCTTCAATTCATCAGAAGCTAAAAAATCTGAAAAACTCCAACCTAATTTGCTGGTAATTAGAATGATAGCTATAATCACTGCGGTGAGCATAAACAGGGTTTGTAAGGTGTCTGTCCAGACAATCGTTTTAATGCCGCCTTTATAAGTATATAACCATATTAATAAGATTGAAATAGTTACAGTTCCCCAAAATGGAAATCCATAAGCATCAAAAACAAACTTTTGTAATACAATAGCAACCAGATATAATCGAAAAGAAGCACCTAAAACTCTTGAGATAAAAAAGAAAAAAGCACCTGTTTTATAACTAACGATGCCAAAGCGACTTTCTAAATATTGATATATTGAAGTCACATTAAGCTTATAATATATAGGAAGTAGTACATAGGCTATAACAAAATACCCGGCTAAATACCCAAAAACAACCTGCATATAACTAAATTGAGAAGCTTCAACCCAACCCGGAACGGAAATAAATGTGACCCCGGAAAGTGAGGCGCCAATCATTCCAAAAGCTACAACGAACCAAGGAGATTGCCTTTTGGCCTTAAAGAAAGCTTCATTAGAATCTTCTTTGCCAGTTAAATACGATATAAGAATGAGTACGCCGAAATAAGCTGCTATAAGTAGCATGATTTGTGTTGCAGACATTAAATAAATTTTAAATGTTGAAATTACAAATATTAAAATTCAAATTCCAAATGAAGTGCATGTAATTTAAAAGTGTGGTTGAAAATTAGTGAATTTCAGGTCTAAATAGTAAATTCGCGCAAATGGAATTTTCTTCGAAACTATTAGAGCGTGCAGTAAATGAAATGTCTCAACTACCAGGTATTGGTAAGCGGACAGCTTTACGATTAGTACTGCATATGTTAAGACAGCCAAAAGAGCAAACAATGGCGCTTTCTGAGGCTTTACAGACTATGCGTAATGAAGTTAAATTCTGTAAATCGTGTCATAACATAAGTGATCAAGATCTCTGCGAAATATGTGCTAGTCCAAATAGAAATGAAAGTGTTATTTGTATTGTTGAGGATATTAAAGATGTTATGGCGATAGAGAATACAAGCTCATTTAAAGGATTATATCATGTTTTAGGAGGTAAGATATCGCCCATGGATGGTATTGGTCCGCACGACTTGAATATAGAGTCTTTGGTAAAAAAAGTTAAAGAAGGCACAATAAACGAACTTATTTTTGCGTTAAGCTCGACTATGGAGGGGGACACCACCAATTTTTATATTTATAAACAAATTCAAGAATATCAAATTTTCACATCTACCATTGCAAGAGGGATCTCTGTTGGTGATGAATTGGAATATGCTGATGAAATTACTTTGGGAAGAAGTATTGTAAATAGAATTCCATTTGAAAGTTCATTAAAGTTATGATAGTTATTTGAAACTCTCAATTGTTATATTAAATTATAATGTTCGCTACTTTTTAGAACTCTGTCTAAAAAGTGTACAAGCAGCTACCTTAGAGATTGACGCAGAAATTATTGTTGTTGATAATAATTCAGAAGATGATAGTTGTCTAATGATGAGAACCTTATTTCCAGATATTAATCTTATAGAAAATAAAACGAATTTAGGCTTTTCTAAAGGTAATAATGTTGGTGTTTCACAAGCTAAAGGGGAATATGTTTGTATTCTAAATCCAGATACGGTAGTTGCAGAAGATACATTTGTTAAGCTTTTAAAGTTTGCAGATAAAAAAGAAAAACTAGGTATTATTGGCTGCAAATTAATTAATGGAGCAGGCATGTTTTTACCTGAAAGTAAGCGCAATACACCTTACGTGAAAGCAGCGCTTAAAAAAATGTTTGGAAACTCTAAAGATTATTATGCAAATGACTTGCAAGAGAATGACGTGGAGAAAGTAGATATTTTGGTTGGAGCCTTTATGCTTTTAAAGCGAGACGTTTATAATATTATAGGAGGGTTTGATGAAGATTACTTCATGTACGGTGAAGACATTGACTTATCTTATAGCGTTTTAAAAGCCGGTTACAATAACTATTATTACGGGGA
The Flavivirga spongiicola genome window above contains:
- a CDS encoding CoA-binding protein, with the protein product MKKKTLVLGASLKPNRYSNYAIQRLVANEFEVVAFGLKKGEISGIVVDDELMPYRNLHTVTLYLNPKRQEDYYNYVVLLKPERVIFNPGTENPKFYKILKENNIPFEAACTLVLLATDQY
- a CDS encoding glycosyltransferase family 2 protein, with amino-acid sequence MKLSIVILNYNVRYFLELCLKSVQAATLEIDAEIIVVDNNSEDDSCLMMRTLFPDINLIENKTNLGFSKGNNVGVSQAKGEYVCILNPDTVVAEDTFVKLLKFADKKEKLGIIGCKLINGAGMFLPESKRNTPYVKAALKKMFGNSKDYYANDLQENDVEKVDILVGAFMLLKRDVYNIIGGFDEDYFMYGEDIDLSYSVLKAGYNNYYYGESSVIHFKGESTLKDKFYARRFYGAMQMFYKKHFKKNILFDMLVWSGIRLVYVFRKIPTNRQKKISQYIFLSDVTNEKLKRVLPKKIIFKQKLDTVEKKSEIIFNANSYSYKSIIKMIEDNKNKAITFKILPKNSNFVLGSDDAISRGEVINL
- a CDS encoding sodium:solute symporter; translation: MSATQIMLLIAAYFGVLILISYLTGKEDSNEAFFKAKRQSPWFVVAFGMIGASLSGVTFISVPGWVEASQFSYMQVVFGYLAGYFVIAYVLLPIYYKLNVTSIYQYLESRFGIVSYKTGAFFFFISRVLGASFRLYLVAIVLQKFVFDAYGFPFWGTVTISILLIWLYTYKGGIKTIVWTDTLQTLFMLTAVIIAIILITSKLGWSFSDFLASDELKIYNKTFFTESFLAKNHLVKSFLGGMFIAICMTGLDQDMMQKNLTCKTLKDAQKNMISFSLVLVVVNFIFLLLGALLFIYANKFNIVTPMLDGKVKTDLLFPEIALNGGLSISLAVVFLLGLIAAAYSSADSALTSLTTSFCVDFLGIEKMEKSKQKGLRKRIHVLMSIVLIFVIVAFKYILDSNVIDNLLKVAGYTYGPLLGLFAFGIFTKFKVVDKYVWLVTLISVILSYLIGKIPAEQIGGYVIGYELLIINGFITFLGLILIRSKQN
- a CDS encoding outer membrane beta-barrel family protein, encoding MYKLFLVCVLLFTISTHAYTTDPEKNADKTGTIIGKVLDAKLNQPLPYVNIIIKNTKGKIQTGGISLDDGTFKIEKVVEGDVIVSIQYIGYKTFNKEVTIGKGNYRVNLGNILLEEEAEGLDAITVVAEVSSIQQKVDRKVITIGKDLAATGTASELMVGLPSVSVDAQTGDVSLRGNQNVRVMVDGKLSNIPTAQLLKQIPSTAIKSIELITNPSAKYNPEGMSGIINIVLHKNTMVGFNGNISTTLSHEEEAKFNSAINLNYRTGKFNIFTNYSNNIAKGANNGHVFRPENNSEQFFEFLTNNKLHLFKVGIDVYINDKNTISLFTNQNVAKNITTSNTQAIFNDDNAFNQSQSLIGNDKNNTSQYNLDYKLDFKKEGHNIELEVDHNIYDGENPIDYMIFLGNQPNYQDFNETDRVSTTVNLDYVNPLSDTSKLELGLQARLFNTDIDFASTGESFNNSGTLGPTPSTVFDYTRDIYSAYATFSKKFDKWTYQVGVRAESVNVDALALRTGVVSNITTPEAFNNDYFELYPSAFFTYTPSDKNSYQLSYSRRVDRPGIGQVNPIKEWSTPLVSSFGNQFLEPQFTNSLELNYTRNLKDRKGSITAGVFYRAISDEINRALFIDDSDVTSGRIILTHDNFDDTSAYGVEVSSNYRPTKWWSINGSFDFYSQTQKGIAERLNAPIETATPDNIVTEIEEVDNVAWNFKMFNNFKVSKKISLTAFGFYRGQNKTIQFDIDPMYFVNLGARVSFAQGKGSFNLNFNDVFNTMHFSGEGSKPYQQDIFFNWESHTVSAGLSYRFGGGKYRAKSRKRRDKNEKSGSGGFL
- the recR gene encoding recombination mediator RecR, translating into MEFSSKLLERAVNEMSQLPGIGKRTALRLVLHMLRQPKEQTMALSEALQTMRNEVKFCKSCHNISDQDLCEICASPNRNESVICIVEDIKDVMAIENTSSFKGLYHVLGGKISPMDGIGPHDLNIESLVKKVKEGTINELIFALSSTMEGDTTNFYIYKQIQEYQIFTSTIARGISVGDELEYADEITLGRSIVNRIPFESSLKL